The region TGGCAAAACATTATGTTGATACTGCCGACCCCGGAGATCTCTCGGCCTGGAGCACCTATTTGCACCTAATCCGGTGATGATCGTATCTAAAACACTGTCAAAAAGCCCTCGTAAGTGTTATGGTACGAGGATTTCGTCGAGCTCTACTATTTGTAGTTGGGGACAAAAGTGGTCAAAGTTTAGATATCAAAGTTTAGATACgtacgctttttttttgcattttcttaaCACACTTAACGTTGTGCttgaatttacgcacttttggttttatgctacacaaaatgtgctgcacagtagtggaaaaAGTCTCATTGGCCACTTTTCCCAACTATTTGTACATTACAATATTGTTGTTCCgttaccaatttatgatctctgtgcttTAATGacagcttgccaagtcgggccAGAACTTAAAGGGACCTTtgtgagacttaataaaaggtagaatgatcctTTCCAGGCATTCCGGCCGTTTGTAAAAAGACCGTTCATGAACCCTCCCGTCATGAAAACGTTCGTTTTCGTAAGtgaactaaaaccttactgtcgtattccctctacgattgctaaagtcaaatttgtctgctgggtgggtgggtttttactccagtcaaattTCGTTTCCATAGTGAGTGTGcacatttttttcacccttcgtgttccatcggcgatatcttttgaaggtatggttcgattttggcaattttCTTATCACTAGTAGAAaagactataacctttaaaaaaccTTTAAAACATCAACAGAGTgccaaagcgaccactagaagcgctgcagtgagtagaagagtgtGGCCAAATTtaaagtgttccaagctttacaATGAAAGCGCTCTTAGAACATACAAAGAGCATGTTGTTACTTATCGATATTATCAGTTAAATACTACAAAACGGATTGGGAACTTCAGCTGTCATCAGTGACCAATGAATTCACATGTTGATCCGTCCAAGCTCGATGTGTCAGATATTAGCAGTTGATTGTCCTTGtttaacacttttttttcattcagcaAATTGCGACACTTAATCGACATTATATTTTCCAAACAGATTgtcaatttaatttatgttaGTTCATAAATCAGCTTGAAAATTTGTTCCAGAAAATCTAGACACGCTTGCAAAAGCgacaaaacgattttttttgggcagTCCGCTTTAAAGTGGCGAGATGTGCTAAGCCATACATTTTGCAAAAATTTATCGTTCAGAAGTGAttgaaaaacaccaaaaaacatCTAAATACCTAAGCCTCCAGTTAATAAGGAGCTATCAACGAGTAAAAAATGCTCTAACCAAGTGCATTAAACCAATTGTTCCCTTCTTCGCAGTACAAAGAGCATCTGCCTTCATTAGCACTAAGCACGCGTGAAATCGACGCACTTATGCGAACCATTCCATAAAACGGTCATAAATTCCACGACATGACAATACTATCCTCGACCACCCCTAAAGTCGAGTCGAAGGGAGTGATACCCATCGATCGCTTCATTCACTAACATATCTCCCCTGACATCAGCGACATCCATATCAATCAGCCGGCAGTCGGCAGTGgatctcttgctgctgctactcctcctTCTACTGGGCCAGTGCGAAGATAAATAAACTACACGCTGCTGGGATAACAAATGATTGAAACCGTTGGGCCGattcaaattgaaaaacatttttcttttgccccGAAAGCTCCGAATCGAATcaacccaaaaaccggcgaccaaaaaaaaacaaaaaacaaagagaataACTGACGCACCAACCAGCGAACGCACGATCTCGAGTGCGATACTCGAGGGGACAGATTTGTAAACCCAACAGTCCCCAACGGCAATTGGGTGCTGGGGTGTTTCGATTGGTCAGCGCATAATCCGCTTCAGTGttgtgtttcttcttcccGTGCTGCCTTTGTTGCGAGGATCCTCGGGTTTTGAGGGCTCACAATGCTGAGATACTCGGCTTAATGTAAAATATTCCTCCGATCCATCAATCCGAGACCCTACAAAACAAAGCTCTTGGCGGATGGACGAACGGCCACACACGCGTGCAGAGCATAtaatggtgtgaaaaatgaTGTGACCAATGCGAGATAACGGACCCAGCCGTCGTTGGTGTCATGTGAGTAGAGCAAGGAGGAACGAATGGACGAAGAAAGGACGAAGCGATTTTGGGGAGGTGGGTCAACAAGGGCCTGATGTGGTCCCggcatttcttttttgccaaACATTTTTTAACGGAACCCCTTGCTCAGAGCTGCGCTAGGGAGAGAGAACGCGCGCCTTCGAGTCCccgaggaaaagaagaaaaatgtgaGCAGCTTAAACCGATCCAAACCGattcccgaaccgaaccggcgaAGAAGCGACCGTCATCCAAGCGAGCGGCATCATGTGTTGTGGTGGCTCCGCAAGTGTGGCACCCGTTTCGTCGGTCATTTTGAAGCCGCCGGGGTGGACTGCGGCATGTGGTACGCATCTTGAGCGATACACGCATTATGTGCAGCTCACCGTGTCCATACTCCTCCGTCACTCTTCTTCTGGGGCACCTGCGGCAGCAAATCGCAGAGCGCACCGCCAACCCGTAACCCGTAAGCCCTCACTTTCAGCgatttgtcgtcgtcctctcgTGGACTCGTTCGTCGTCTCGCATCCATCGTCCCGTAGAACGGGtggtgaagaaagaaagaaagaaagccacCAACATCGAGGGCCCCGGGATCGgtgttattttatttctttttaaaatggaGAGAAATCCTTTTTGCTCCTGCCCCCACGTTcgctttccacccttttttacgCCCTCATACACTTCAAATTCACATCCAACATTCTCCAACCGTGTGAGGCGTGTGAGGGGCGATCCTGAGACCCTTTTCCGGACAGCACAGTAGTCAGAGTTGGAGGATGTGAAGACCCTTCGCAGGACACTACCACGCTGGGTGTGACTTAACGGTGGCAAGGATATGGTCCACCGACGCCATCTTCACCGCCCGTGCGTGCCAGTGCGTTGGCTAGTGGCCCTGGTTTAAGGTTTACGGCCTACCGGATGTCTGTCTTGTGTGCGGTATCCTCATGAGGTCTCTTCTTTCACTCCTTCCTCGCAAAGGGAGGATGGGAACTTCGTGAagtgctctctctttctctccgtctAGCCTTCTCAACAAGCCTGTTGACCATTTCTTTTCTGACATTTTTACGGAAAACCCGAAAGGACGCTCCGGCCGGAACCGAAGGAGCAAAGTGAGCACTTGCGAAACGCAAACGCCTTGCAGCTGAGCTCCTTCCCAGGAGTGTCCGGGAGGAAAAGGGAGGCCAGCTCCGGCCAGAAACCGAGGCTCACAGATTGGACCatgtaaaacaaataaaagtgAAGATGAAATGGGAACATAAAAATTTACGACACTCGGTAAATTGAATATAAATTCGGAGCTAACTGTAACCAGCGCTCCAGTGGGCAAAGGATTGTGCCGCGAATAcagaggggtgggggagggggggggcgagggaagagcaacagcagcattcggAGGGAAATAAATTGCAGCTCAAGATATCCGCCTTTCGGAGATTCGGTAAGAGGCTAACGCCACCATCGACCAGCTCGCTGACAGAACGGTGGTCCGGAGTCTGGAGTGCTGGTACTCTCACGACTCTTACTTCGCCACGATGCACGGCCATCGGGCTATAGTGGCCGGGCTTCATCGATCAATCACCAAGCAGCCCAAGGAGCCTTGGCGACGGCGTGATTGCTTTCGCTTCCCTGTGCGCTCCACTAAGACGTTAAGAAGCCCTTCGGCGTGAAGGAAATcgcaatcggaatcggaatctcGACCCTTTCCTCCTACTTCtcccactcgctctctctctctctctctctctctctctctctctctctctctctctccctctctctctctcttgctctcgatGAAATGTATTTACTTTCCATCGTTGGCCAAACATTTGTCTACTCGGCACATTCAATCCGGTGCAATCGTAATCGAACGAACCCCATCAGGCGGAGGGTTCGCACTGGTAGTGGATCATCCAGTCAATACACAACGGGCCGCGAAAGCATCCATCAATTCATGAGCGAATAGTGGGAGCGCCAACCTCCCTTAAGAGCTACCGGTTGCACTGGCGTACCGGTCTGGCACGCGGTccttttgatggatttttttttttctcaaatgCTCTCCGACGTTGAGGTCACAGACCGAGGTGGCCATACCGACGGGTGGGACGTTTGGTGGGAAATAACAATGCATAAATTAGGAGTCCAACAAATTTGGCGCTgctcagcagaagcagaagcaaaattTGGAGAGCAAATTGCAGATGCAGATTGCCAAATCGAATTTATGCGCACGGCTAGTAGGAATAGTCGGCGGCTGTAGCGCAGAGGATGCCAAATTGAATTGCTGCACCTTTGAGCGTAGTTTGCGAGAAGTTTGCAAATGTACgaatattttttctttcgataATTTACTCAAATGGTTAGAGATTAATTGTGTGCTAAAGAATGAAATACAATGCGGTTCGCCTTTAGAGAAACTAAGGTGATAACTAAGGAGAACGGCTCGCGCTGTAGATGTATGTTAaatttggtcattaattgtatgttttatttaattttattctatgcttatgttggaattgaagattggtgataTATCTGCAACGAAAACTGTtcaaaaaattgaatgaagcatcttttttcaatatttcaacACTCAAGACATAATGAAATTTGAGATCCCTGGGTTATTTAGCAATTTAAATGACTATTTTAAACCCCTGAAAGTTTcacgaaaatgaaagaattttaccagttacctggcgcctccatcatcggtttATGCATTAATGCTCATAATTAATTCTCAACAATCACAACTTCTATGGTTCATCGATGAAGTTTGTTGCATATGATGAAATTTCTACATTTAGATAAAAGTTCTAACCACTGCCCAGCAATCATTTTCCACCATACCTTTAGCCGGCATTTGATCTCACAATTCTTGGATCCACTTTACTTTACGCTTGCCCCTCGGGAAATGCAAACTTAAACACATAAACTGTCTAAACCATAAGTTGAAGCAACACCACACTTCTCGCACACATTTTCTCCATCCTTTCTTCGACCGAATGGGGGCGAACAATCGGCAGTTGCGGCCTGCAGCGAGCGGATGGAGTGTCCTACGGCGACGGAGTCCGACATAAATCTACAATGTTCTCTGCCATGCTgatcgtttttctttgctctcgTCCCCGCGCTCACCCATTCCGTTCACAGATTGACCTGAAGCATAAGAACCAGCTGAACAACAGCGACAATATGGTGAAGATTGGAATCGATTTACGCGAGTACTATCCGAGCGTGGAGTGGGACATCCTCGGGGTGCCAGCCGAGCGCCACGAAAAGTATTATCCCTGCTGTGCGGAACCCTATCCAGGTAAGCACGGAATGGTCAACTAGAAACCACCCCATCCCCAGTCTTCCCTTCTCGCCCTCTTTGGGATTGGCTTCACTTTGGACCACACCATTCGCTATCGGAACGATAAAGCAAGCTACCTGGGTGAGCAAGAGCCATTGCCAACCGGTGCCATTGTCAGGATGCCATGCGGGAAAGAATAGCTAGAGGTCACCTCCTTCTCaaacctccccgggggggggggatgtctGCGCAGGAATGTCCTTTGAACGTCAACTCCACCGCCGCCCCGGTGGTCGCCATCGGCAAAACTATCAATTCACTCGAGCGAACGCATCTCTCCCGGCACAAGCGACAGCACCGGGGCAGTTTTAGATTatgtttccggttccggtgccctggccgatggcgacgacgatgcatcgacattcgatcgatgccggtgctcccgatgctcctgctgctggtgtcacTTTTAAACGATGTCCATTGACTTGCGACTCCCCGGGCACAATCGACAATGTTCCGATCCGGTGGCCGACCTACCTTCACGCTGACATGTGCCTCTTCTCACCTTCTCTCCCCATTcccatttctcttctcctccgcAACCAGACATTTTCTTCAACATCACATTACGGCGCAAGACGCTGTTCTACACGGTGAACCTAATCATCCCGTGCGTCGGCATCTCCTACCTGTCCGTGCTCGTCTTCTATCTGCCGGCCGATTCGGGGGAAAAAATTGCATTATGCATCAGCATCCTGCTATCGCAGACCATGTTCTTTCTGCTGATCTCGGAAATCATCCCGTCCACCTCGCTGGCCCTACCGCTGCTCGGCAAGTACCTGCTGTTCACGATGATACTGGTCGGGCTGAgcgtcgtcatcaccatcatcatcctcaacATCCACTACCGGAAGCCGAGCACCCACAAGATGGCACCCTGGGTGCGGAAGTTCTTCATACTCCGGCTgccgaagctgctgctgatgcgagTGCCGAACGATCTGCTCAAGGTGAGTCCAGCGACGGGAAGAGGGGAAAGCTAATGGTCCGAGGGTTACATGCATAATTATGTTTCCTGGGTCCTCCACCGTTTTCCGTGCCGGTAAACGGGGAGAATGCATcttggaaaaaggggaaagttAATTATACCCTGCTGAGTTGGTGCTTTTACTAGCGAGATTATTAGCCAGTTTGTGTAAAGGGAGCAAGCTAGTCAGTGAAATGAAAGCACGGAATTGATTAACCCAGTACTTTAGAAACATTCCAAATCAGCATTAAATCAAAGTtaaatgaagcgaaaaacgATCAAAATCCATGAGAAACTAAACGTTTTGGTACATTTAGGATTATCAGGTTAATTAGAGTAAATAGTGCTACTGTGTCTATTTATGATAAAATTTGGAATAGTTTCTTTAGTTTTCTTagttaatttcattttcaaaacattcgtTTATTCTAGTTGCACTTTTGACAATTATTTCATTGTCATAAATTCGAATACCTTCGAATATCAATTAATTCTCCTTTTTCTATCGTTCTTTTATGGTTAGTTTTACACGGTAACCATTCTATGTTGATCGCTTATTTGAACATTCATACACCAAATCAAGATTATTTTACTGTAAAGTGGCTAGATATCAATTAGCTAATTCGTTTTGATTCCTATCTAGTGTAATGctaatttaaaatcattttcctaCTTCCAGTTtgccataaaaaaataacaatttttAGTTTTGTCCGGGAACTTTAAACACACAAAGCAaccatttttctccatttctctctttcctctcgcGCCCTCATGAGCACAGGAATTGGCCGCCAACAAGATCAACTACGGTATCAAGATAAGCAAGAGCAAGTTCGGTGCCGCACTCGCCGCCCACTCACAGATGCAGCCCAACTCGGGCGGTTCCAGCCCGGACTCGATACGGCACATGCAGGGCCGCCCCGGTGGCTGCAACGGATTGCACTCGACAACCGCCACAAACCGGTAAGTGGATGGCATAAAAAAGGCtacctttctctttctctccccccccccctctccctctctctctctctctctctttctgtggaACACAATCCCTGCCGCTGCTAATCATTACAAAGTAAAAGTTTAAAAACTAAATTATGATGAATACAGCGTCCTACCTTGCCCGAGAGCACCGTGCCATGGTGTCGTTAGTGCATCCGCTAGATGCAGCAGTGCACTGTTCGCCACCTGGGAAgccgtagcaccagcagcagcattgtttgTGTAACCAAAACAGCATCGTAGCAAACTTTTGTGCTCGCTTCCATTTACTCTCATTAATTCTAATCACCACGGAGCCACCACCTCTCAGGTGGTTCACTCATTAAACATAATCAAACCCCTTCTACTATCGCATCGGATGGTCTGCACTAGGGCACTTCGCTAGCACCGCATTCCGACCGTTACGCGTTGCATCAGTACAGCGGCAAGGATGCCAATTGATTCCCTTCCAAAAGGCTACACTCTTCAGTAACGCAGAAAATCTTTTCATACAAATGATTCACCTGGTTCGAGCATccaactagcagcagcagcagcagcagtgtggtgCTTCACGCAGCATGATACCAACACCGCGAACGGTATCTTGCTTgaggcaccggcagcaggttGCTCATTAGCGGGACTCGactcgtccatccgtccgtcagtCGGCACCAGACTATTCGCAGTCACTCCATCGTGGGCCACTCCATCATTAATCCAGCGCAATATTTCCACTCCAAACGGCGCGTTCACGGTTGTACCGATTGACATACCGATACACGGCAGGATTTACCCGAATCGCCGCAACGCTACGCAGTTCTCGATCATTATTCGTTATCCTCTTTGCCCCCCCGGGTAGTACATCGTTGAGCCGGAGAGGATTATCTTGCTTACTGCTTACTGGCAGCAAAAGGTGCTCCAGACGGACTCCTGCTCCAGGTTCCAGACGGCGGTCCATCACTAACCGAACCGTAAACGTGAAGCGACTGAAGAGATTAACAAGGCGCTCAGCCCTTCGCTCCCTCCCGTTCGATTTCCCCGCACCGTAATTAGTCACAATCGCAACGGAACAACACTAAAaccgtttgtttcgtttccgaTTCGTTCATTTGCAGATTCAGCGGTCTGGTAGgggcgctcggtggtggtctgaGTGGGCTCGGTGGCTACAATGGGCTACCGTCGGTGATGTCCGGACTGGACGAGTCGCTGAGCGATGTGGGCCCCCGGAAGAAGTATCCGTTCGAGCTGGAGAAAGCGATCCACAACGTTATGTTCATCCAGCATCACATGCAGCGGCAGGACGAGTTCAATGCGGTAAGTACTTGATGCTTATCCCGGAGTTCCACAGGATTTGCGTAGTTCTTTCTTCGTATCAATCCAGAGAAGACAATGGAGAATACCATCCTTTTGTGATACAATAATACATCGAGATATTGTGCGATGGATTCACCTTTTTCCGTGGAACCGATTCCAATCAAAGTGTCCATAATGGTGTCAAGTAGCGAGCGATACAGCTTCTGAATACAGCGGGATCTCCCATGGCTACCACCGTGGCACACCATGGAAGCATGGAATCGCTTCACTTCATCGCCTCCAATCTCCTCCCCACGAGAAAGGGAGGACAGCCATTTGCATTTCGGCATATTGTGGCCACAAATTACCGAACGGCGCTTTCGCACtcgcaaaagcaaacagcGACCATTTTGAAAACTAAACAAAGGCACATCCCCCGTGGTCCCTGCTTCCCTTTTCCGTTCGAATGGTCATTTCGATTCCTTTCCGCCGTTCGCGCGGAATGCCATTCGCTTGGCACGTTGCAGGAGCCGGGAGAAGCCCTTCCGTTAATCCTCCAGCTTACGATCCTGTATCGATGCCACGAAACGCTACATCGATACAGCGCACCAGCATTCCAGGAAAGGGAAGTTACGAGAAACGGTTGGTCCATTATCGAGGGAAATTTATATCCTCGCATTCATTTACTGTCCTCCAGCACGTCTCGTGGCACCGTCTTGGGGTTTTCTGCTTCAACTACATCCGCCAGCATCTCCAAGCTCCGCCATGTCCATCGAACGCTTTACAAAGATATTCATAAGCGCGATCGTCTGGTGCACGAAgagggcagcagcaaagcTCGAAAGCGAAGCCCCGGGAATcgacgacgaaacggaaccaaGGAGCTACAACCAAACCCGAAGGctaatgatgattgtttttcttttcttttcatccgCGCGTGGCTCCGCTTCTCATCGTCCATTTTCTTCGCTCCACCCCACTCCACTCGGTGCTACGACCCGAATGTATACAATGTACGCGCGAcgcttccggtccggtggcgcAAATGGTGCACCCGTCACCCCCTTCACCGCattggatggaatggaatgtgaattgaaaattgtcgCCACAAAATTGGCTCCCATTGGGGTGTGGGGGGGTTCCGATGAcatcgacgaccaccaccacaaccaacgacaacgatgacaaccgcctgctacgacgacgaccgttggTTGACCGGTTTTGCacatttttcgggggaaataaaattaaactgCTGTCCGCGTGCTACGCGTCCACCCCTTCCTACCCCCGGTTTGCTGACCGttaaccaacaacaacaattgtgCGGCTCGACCGGAACGTCATACcgt is a window of Anopheles aquasalis chromosome 2, idAnoAquaMG_Q_19, whole genome shotgun sequence DNA encoding:
- the LOC126569243 gene encoding acetylcholine receptor subunit alpha-like 2; amino-acid sequence: MACRMPNFRPTVLDRWMTIGIVLLCMVIGSVWANPDAKRLYDDLLSNYNRLIRPVSNNTDTVLVKLGLRLSQLIDLNLKDQILTTNIWLEHEWQDHKFKWDPAEYGGVTELYVPSEHIWLPDIVLYNNADGEYVVTTLTKAILHYTGKVIWTPPAIFKSSCEIDVRYFPFDQQTCFMKFGSWTYDGNQIDLKHKNQLNNSDNMVKIGIDLREYYPSVEWDILGVPAERHEKYYPCCAEPYPDIFFNITLRRKTLFYTVNLIIPCVGISYLSVLVFYLPADSGEKIALCISILLSQTMFFLLISEIIPSTSLALPLLGKYLLFTMILVGLSVVITIIILNIHYRKPSTHKMAPWVRKFFILRLPKLLLMRVPNDLLKELAANKINYGIKISKSKFGAALAAHSQMQPNSGGSSPDSIRHMQGRPGGCNGLHSTTATNRFSGLVGALGGGLSGLGGYNGLPSVMSGLDESLSDVGPRKKYPFELEKAIHNVMFIQHHMQRQDEFNAEDQDWGFVAMVLDRLFLWLFTIASLFGTFAILCEAPSLYDDTKPIDIEYSIIAQKLFNLTVKDTRS